A segment of the Methermicoccus shengliensis DSM 18856 genome:
CTCTCTCCATAATTTGATGGAGGGCGAGCATCCATATCGAACATCCCGCTACAGCGTACCTCCTACCTCCCTCCTCCCGACATCTCATCACGTCACGATCTCTTTCACACTATCGGTCTCGATTGCCAGCCTTATCTCCCTCGCGAGCCTCCTGCCGGTGCTCATCGGACACCTGTAAAGGCAGTTGCCATATGGATGTCCCACAGACATGTGCACATTGGTGCCCCCGCCGATTCTCGGAGCCACATCGTATATGTAGAAGTTGAGGTCCTTGTCCACACAGGTCTGCAGACAGAACGGCCCTATGATGCCGGGGGGATAGTAGCGCTGCGTTGCCTGCACGTACCGCTCTGCGAGGTCAAACGCCCTCTCGAGCAGCGACTCGCGAAGCGTGGCCGAGTTGTGCCCACATACAGTGTACTCTGGAGTACTCTGATGGGGCGGAAGGGTCATCTGCTGGGGAGCCGGAAGACGCACGTGTCCATCGAGGCTCGTCTCGAACCTCCAGTCGATGCCCAGCAGCTCAATCGGAGAAACGTCCCTCTCGAGCGGGGAGTAGAAAAAGTCAAAGTTGAACACCGGACCTATGATGTATCGCTCCACTCTGGCCCTCTCCAGATCCTCCGCAGTTATCACACCTGCCCTCAAAAGCTCTTCCGACTTCCTCCTGTACTCCTCATACGAGGCGGCGGTGAAGAAACCCCTCTCAAGGCGCTTTTTGGCATGTGGAAGCTTGACCATCACAAGCCCATCGATCTCCTCGGGCTCTATTCGCTCCGGGTGGGGTAGTCCCGCCCTCTCGAGCAACCAGTAGTAGCTTCTCTCCTCACCCCTCTCTTCACTCCTCAGAAGATTTCTGCTACCCACGAGGGGGACCAGAAAATCGTTCTCCACGGCGTCGATGCCACAGTAGGAGGTGAAGGACCGGTTGGGCACGAACAGCACGTTTTTCTCGCGCATCTTCTTTTGACTCTCGGGCAAGAGAACGTGGGCAAACCTCTCATAGACCTCAACCTCGTCCACACATCCCCTCACGCGTCTGCCATTCACCCACTTGGACCTGAAGTAATGCGCGTACGTTCTCTCCCTCCCCTTCTGGCACACCACATAGGTGGAGAACCCCTCTTCGATCGCGCCATCGCACGTATCCAGTGCGGAATGTGACCCGAGCACACCTATCCTCGCCTTCTCGAGGTCATACGACTCGAGCACCTCAAATATCTGCTCCCTCGCTATCATGGCCGTCCTTACACACCAAGAGAATATAAATCTCTCGAGGGCTCTGTTTCTCAAGATGAACTCAATGCACCCGAAGGCAAATCCTTACAAATGGGTGAGCGATAGCTGGCCGCATATCGCCTGTTGTCTCGAGTGTGATAGCACCGAAACGAGCGTTAGCGAGCGGAGAGCGGGCGAAGCCCCTATTGAGCTTCGGGCGATTTCGGACAACGGCTGGCGGATATGCGAAGCCCGTGAGGGTTTGGGTGAGCGGTAGAACCGTATACCCGCTCTTGGGCGACGTGCAGTCCTCATATTATCTTTTTCTTCCTTAGATAACGGGCTATCTCATTTACAAACTTTCTTCCATTCTTAAGCATTTCTTCAGCTTCATTCTTGGAGATAACAAATGTGTATTCGTAATCACTTAGCTGTCGTTTTTCAAATGCTCTATTCAGCTCTCTGCCCATATCTTTTGGGAAAATACCTGTTTTTATAAAATGCTCTCCAAAAGCTGAGATCACACCTTTATGGGATGAAAATGATAGATTCTTTGTAAGTAGCATGGCTTGTGTACAATAAAACATCGCATAGTAGGTTCTTGAAACCGAAGATTCATAATCACCTTCTTTGATGAGTATTTCAGCACTCCTCAGATATTTCTCCGCTCTCTCTATCAGAGATTCTATCTCTTTCATGTTGATATGCCTTCTCTTCGCACATTTATGAGTAGCGGACTATTAACCTTTTTATAATCCTCCTCTGAAACCGGATAAACTGATATTAGCACACCATATTTCAGGTTTATTTCTGTTATTATATCTATCATCCTGTCAATTTCTTTTCCATGGGTTACTTTTCCCTCGAGAACGATGAGCAAATCTATGTCAGAGTCTTCTGTAGCATCACCTCTCGCATATGACCCATAGAGCATAATTTCCTTTAATTTGTCACCGTATAACTTTTCAATTTCTTTTTTAAACTCTTCAAGCACCTCTTTTATTTTCATGGTTTCCACCATTTATTATCTTAAAACACCTATATCTGTTTTTCTGCATGTCGCC
Coding sequences within it:
- a CDS encoding formate--phosphoribosylaminoimidazolecarboxamide ligase family protein, encoding MIAREQIFEVLESYDLEKARIGVLGSHSALDTCDGAIEEGFSTYVVCQKGRERTYAHYFRSKWVNGRRVRGCVDEVEVYERFAHVLLPESQKKMREKNVLFVPNRSFTSYCGIDAVENDFLVPLVGSRNLLRSEERGEERSYYWLLERAGLPHPERIEPEEIDGLVMVKLPHAKKRLERGFFTAASYEEYRRKSEELLRAGVITAEDLERARVERYIIGPVFNFDFFYSPLERDVSPIELLGIDWRFETSLDGHVRLPAPQQMTLPPHQSTPEYTVCGHNSATLRESLLERAFDLAERYVQATQRYYPPGIIGPFCLQTCVDKDLNFYIYDVAPRIGGGTNVHMSVGHPYGNCLYRCPMSTGRRLAREIRLAIETDSVKEIVT
- a CDS encoding HEPN domain-containing protein; the protein is MKEIESLIERAEKYLRSAEILIKEGDYESSVSRTYYAMFYCTQAMLLTKNLSFSSHKGVISAFGEHFIKTGIFPKDMGRELNRAFEKRQLSDYEYTFVISKNEAEEMLKNGRKFVNEIARYLRKKKII
- a CDS encoding nucleotidyltransferase domain-containing protein encodes the protein MVETMKIKEVLEEFKKEIEKLYGDKLKEIMLYGSYARGDATEDSDIDLLIVLEGKVTHGKEIDRMIDIITEINLKYGVLISVYPVSEEDYKKVNSPLLINVRREGIST